The following are encoded together in the Glycine max cultivar Williams 82 chromosome 8, Glycine_max_v4.0, whole genome shotgun sequence genome:
- the LOC100791183 gene encoding pentatricopeptide repeat-containing protein At1g59720, chloroplastic/mitochondrial, translating into MATSPPSLLLSTTTSTNNQSQHLIHLLNEPTTITMPQLKQIHAQTLRTVNSNHPNAIFLYTNILQHYSSLTQPNLTYATRVFHHFPNPNSFMWNTLIRVYARSTNTNHKHKAMELYKTMMTMEEKTAVPDNHTFPIVLKACAYTFSLCEGKQVHAHVLKHGFESDTYICNSLVHFYATCGCLDLAEKMFYKMSERNEVSWNIMIDSYAKGGIFDTALRMFGEMQRVHDPDGYTMQSVISACAGLGALSLGLWVHAYILKKCDKNMVDDVLVNTCLVDMYCKSGELEIAKQVFESMAFRDLNAWNSMILGLAMHGEAKAALNYYVRMVKVEKIVPNSITFVGVLSACNHRGMVDEGIVHFDMMTKEYNVEPRLEHYGCLVDLFARAGRINEALNLVSEMSIKPDAVIWRSLLDACCKQYASVELSEEMAKQVFESEGSVCSSGVYVLLSKVYASACRWNDVGLLRKLMSEKGVTKEPGCSIIEIDGVVHEFFAGDTTHPKSENIYKVVNEIEEKLESIGYLPDYSGAPMVDEVNDGKLNTLRLHSERLAIAFGILNSKPDVPIRVFKNLRVCNDCHRVTKLISRIYNVEIIVRDRARFHHFKDGTCSCMDYW; encoded by the coding sequence ATGGCCACAAGCCCACCTTCTCTGCTTTTATCCACAACCACCAGCACCAACAACCAAAGCCAACACCTTATCCACTTGCTGAACGAACCCACCACTATCACTATGCCTCAGCTCAAGCAAATTCACGCTCAAACGCTTCGCACAGTTAACAGCAACCACCCAAATGCTATCTTTCTCTACACCAATATTCTTCAACACTACTCCTCTCTGACTCAGCCCAATCTCACCTACGCCACTCGCGTGTTTCACCACTTTCCCAACCCAAATTCCTTCATGTGGAACACTCTCATAAGAGTCTACGCAAGAAGCACCAACACCAACCACAAACACAAGGCCATGGAGCTCTACAAAACAATGATGACAATGGAAGAAAAAACCGCAGTTCCCGATAACCACACGTTCCCTATTGTTCTAAAGGCTTGTGCTTACACTTTTTCTCTCTGTGAAGGAAAACAGGTGCATGCCCACGTTTTGAAACATGGGTTTGAGTCGGATACATACATCTGTAACAGTTTGGTTCATTTTTATGCGACGTGTGGGTGCCTAGACTTGGCAGAGAAAATGTTTTATAAGATGAGTGAGAGAAATGAGGTTTCGTGGAATATCATGATTGATTCTTATGCTAAAGGTGGAATCTTTGACACTGCCTTGAGAATGTTTGGTGAGATGCAGAGGGTGCATGACCCTGATGGGTATACAATGCAGAGTGTTATTAGTGCTTGTGCTGGTTTGGGTGCTTTGTCTTTGGGTTTGTGGGTTCAtgcttatattttgaaaaagtgTGACAAGAATATGGTTGATGATGTTTTGGTCAATACTTGTTTGGTGGATATGTATTGCAAAAGTGGGGAGTTGGAAATTGCAAAGCAAGTCTTCGAAAGCATGGCTTTTAGAGATCTGAATGCATGGAATTCAATGATATTGGGTTTAGCAATGCATGGTGAGGCTAAAGCTGCATTGAACTATTATGTCAGAATGGTGAAGGTAGAAAAAATTGTGCCTAATTCAATCACTTTTGTTGGTGTCTTGAGTGCATGTAACCATAGGGGAATGGTTGATGAGGGGATTGTGCATTTTGACATGATGACTAAGGAGTACAATGTGGAACCAAGATTGGAGCATTATGGTTGTCTTGTTGATCTTTTCGCTCGAGCCGGACGCATCAATGAGGCTCTAAACTTGGTCTCAGAAATGTCAATCAAACCAGATGCTGTAATCTGGAGGAGTCTTTTGGATGCATGTTGCAAGCAATATGCAAGTGTTGAGCTAAGTGAAGAAATGGCAAAGCAAGTCTTTGAGTCAGAGGGGAGTGTGTGTAGCAGTGGAGTTTATGTGCTTTTGTCAAAAGTGTATGCTTCTGCTTGTAGGTGGAATGATGTAGGATTGCTTAGAAAACTAATGAGTGAAAAGGGTGTGACTAAAGAGCCTGGCTGCAGTATAATAGAGATAGATGGAGTGGTTCATGAATTTTTTGCTGGTGACACCACTCATCCAAAgagtgaaaatatatataaggttGTGAATGAAATTGAGGAGAAGCTAGAATCAATAGGGTATTTACCTGACTATTCAGGGGCACCTATGGTTGATGAGGTTAATGATGGAAAACTGAATACTCTGAGGTTGCATAGTGAGAGACTGGCTATAGCTTTTGGGATCTTAAACTCAAAACCTGACGTGCCAATTAGAGTGTTTAAGAACCTTAGGGTGTGTAATGATTGCCACAGGGTAACTAAATTGATCTCCAGGATTTACAATGTGGAGATAATTGTAAGAGATCGTGCTCGATTCCATCATTTTAAAGATGGAACATGTTCTTGTATGGATTATTGGTGA